The sequence ctagcattccggacagtgcgatagtaatcgcactgtcggaatgcgcataatagaaggaggagaggcttctccccttcttctatcatgtgtaattatctccagcggcgctggggttaattacaacaaagggctcagattctgttgaatctgagctccttgtatccatcaggatgaccggacccttgtccggtcattctgatgcaattagccagattgcatcggtgcgaatgcttggggcacattcacaccgatgcacctggtttcagttgtaggagggggggggggatatatataatatacatgcgtatggttgcttggggcacatccatacacatgtatacattaatattaGGGACATATCTAGACGGGGCACAttattatataagggggcacaagcccctacattataagggggcacaagcccctacattataagggggcacaagcccctacatcataagggggcacaagcccctacatcataagggggcacatatttcccacaggggccaccatgagcccctggggatcaccatgggcagacgtgcgcagatgctgggcacatttgcgtacatcgtcccatgatgctatggctaatgtatgcacatatataccatacatgcccgcacgtgtttgcaggcatgcatggatatatatgcatacgtctcaaccgttcctcaacactaTGCTTATTTTGTCATGTGGAATAGTGGTGACCTTTCTTTGTAAATAAGTCACAAAGGGTGTGACTTGCCAGGTACACCCACTGGAAAAAGTGGCAGTGGTGATGCGAGGCTTGATGAATATGGTGCTCAGTGTGAGGACTATTCTTTTCAATGTCTCATTATACCTAGTTGAAAATTTTGaatacataagtgtatatacccaAGCATACTTACTGTAACAGTATACTTGcactaatacattttttattttttatctgaatttttattttttatgatttcagCTGACTCTGTTATGCCAGCATTTAGATGACCTCTGGGAGGAGAACTGGGGATGTGTTGTCTTGTTTGCATGGATTCAGTTTCTGAAGGAGGAGACACTCGATTACTTAAATATAAAATCTCCATATGAGATTGATCTGTGTAGTGATGGTCTACAGAGTTGTATTCAATCTGAAAAGACCTGCGCTGATGGGGTCTTACTGGACAAGCGTGCCATACAAGACGTGCAGTCAGTGCCTGCCCTGGTGAAATACATCTTGGACTTcaatgaagctcaacagaagaaggCTTTTGATAGCAAACAATACTTGTGCAATATCTGTTTTATTGAGAAATTGGGCAGTGAGTGCACCCACTTTAAGGATTGCCAGCATGTGTACTGTAATAGTTGTCTCAAGGACTACTTTGAAATCCAGATTAAGGACGGACAAGTCCATGCACTAAACTGTCCTGAACTAAAGTGCACGTCTGTTGCAACACCTGCTCAGGTAAGTGAAAACTCAATGGAGATTATGAGGAAAGGATTTGCCGTTTAAGTTTTCCATGTATATacatgctcattctgggctttgacgtTAAGGAGAcggccctatcagtgattgacagctataacTGTATGCAGAGTCATAGAGGtaagcctgtcaatcactgatagatctgcctccttgacttcaaatacCAGAATGAGCATGGTTATACATggaaaaattacaagttttactgaatccttTCCCACAAAACTTTATATCATATACTAGTATATATCATATAATCAGCTATATATCttcagctctataacatgctgcctgcagattaattAGCATTATCAGGATGAAAGGTTTCCTTTCATTTAAGATgtcagggggaaaaaaacagaactggatcgcacatccacaatgctatgctttgatctaactaaactcgcttctcagcgccatattgaagtgtacagccgcccatactgcatgctgtacaagaggcattagtgtacattttgatcaaaaggcataagcccactcaccactctAAGGTCGCCTCTttcagtgggacctactctgacaaaaaggcgcagcgcaatgcggtgacaaagcggcactgccctagtaggcagcgggacccaggagtcaaacagcaaccttgctgtctgacaatgccacccacccagcacagcaccacaaaaacaaaggccaccacgcagtactgcaccatgtgaacagtggtctaacacaacatgtccattgctatcaggagctacaggtcaatgaCACTTCAATATGGCGCTGAGAAGCGtgtttaattagatcaaagcatagcattgtggatgtgcgatccagttctgttttatcTCCCTCTGGCACATTCCTTTCATTTAAGGCTTAGTCATTTTGTTAGGCCTGGACTCTAGCATTTTAGCTTACGACAGGATTTTCTGGTGAGTGTAGGCTACACAATAATGGGCTCCAGAGGTCCAGCAGAAAACCATCACATGAGGCTAGACACAATTCTTACATtgtagatttacaaaaaaaattatgggataGGACAGCAATGTTTGATTGATAGGGCTCAAACCCTTGATGAGACTTAGATGCAGAATTAGGCATAAGAGCAAGCTATCAATTCCCTCTCCCACATTTCCTATCTTTTTCCTAAGCGCATCTTCTAATTTATTTCTAATGTTTCTCAGAACCAGTGAATGCTTTTAGAGGTATTCACATCCCATAAACTGATGGCTGGTATATAACATCACTTTATGATCATGGAAGTTCTAACTCTGGGACTACCAGTAATTCTGAGAAAAAAGAGGCAGCGCagtccttccctgcacaacagcGTTCCAACGACCCACTGTGCATGGGAACACTACTATGCAGGGAAAAACACTGAATGTCCCTCAGTGTACTACATCAGCACCGTGCCCCCTTCTTAGGATTAATGGGGTCACAGAGGTTGGACCCCGAGTGataataaagtgatggcatatcctaataAAGTGCCATCACCTTATGAGGTGGGAAAACTTCTAACTCTTCCTCACTCATCCTGTAATCtcttccatctttcttcttctatCTCTAGTCTAGTCACTTATTTCTATGCAAGTATGATAATGTGTTTTGTATTATGTCTATGACTACATCTTCATATACAAGACTCTTATTTGTCTACTAGTTATCTATATTTGTTGGGGCCTActtaatttatttatgttttgtaAGTATCTTGATCTACAATTTGGCAAGTATTGTATTTTTGAGTTACTAAATAGGCTGCTTATCTTGACCAAATTTTGAAATAATTATCTGGGTGATTTAGGAACAAGGCATCGATTGTGTGTCATGGAAATTTTTTGGAAATAAGATATAcccttttttaaatgtcatgccccttttatttattaaaaacaatGCAAACCACTTTTTACGTGAAGCAGTGAACCAGGGTTTTTTAGTATGAAGCAGTTTTCTGAACACACACTACACTAGCTAATATTACTTGTGGTCTCATGGGAATAGATAGACCCCCCCCAGACCAATCCCCCGCCCATACACAGACCCTAGAACAGTCCCGTCCCTGTATATTGACCCTAGACCATTCCCCCCATATACAAACCCAAAATCAGCCCTTCCCTGTATACTGTCTATAAAAGCCACTGACCAGTTCCTCCTGTATATAGTACAAACCCTAGACCAGTTATATTCATATTAAGATCCCAAACCAATCCCACATGTATACAGCCCTCAGTAAAATCCTTTCCCTCTATAAAGACCCCATACAAGTTTCCTTCCTGTATACAGACCCAGCCCACTTCCCCATAAACAGATCTCagaccagctctcttcatgtacagacatcagacTATTTCCCTACCTGCATGCAGACTCCCGAACCATTCCCACATAGACCAGAATAGTCCACAGACCCCTTATACAGagtcccctgtatacagacaccagactagTCCCCTGactgtatacagacaccagaTCATGGCCTTCATACATACACCAAACCAGTCTACCCTGTATATACACCCCAAACCCATCTTTTACCTGTATGCAGGCCCCAGACCAGACTCTTTCTTATACAAAGCTCAGACCCAAggtcggactggccatagaccctacagggaaacttccctgTGGGCCGATACCCAGGGGGCCACTTCAGTCCTTCTCACAGCTGccagccaggtaagtaatgaGCTAACGCACTCAGAGTTAAGGAGGATCAACTACTTATGTACCTGGTCGGCAGCCGCAGGTGCCCTTCTGACTCCTGATTTTAACTTTATTgtcatgcactgtggtatttggttctgctggggccgcACTATGGAATTAGGGGCCCCTGTGGCATTTCAAAAGTCAGCTATATACAATCACACACCTGTGTACAGCAACCTCTATGCGCACGGGAGTGACTTGTTGAATTTGACTTTCTCCACTTACAGCTTACACATCAGACACCCAGGCGTTAATCAAGTAGCCTTTTAATCCGGAGATTGTATTACAAGAGGTTGCAGGGTAATTCAGATGGTAAAAGAATTATGCCAACAACAACTCCTAACTCAGAAgatggatgctgctgctgctagctGAGCACACTATGAGCAGGGCATTACTGGGAAAACAGGGAGTGGCTAGGCTAAACTAACTAGAAACCTGAAAACAGGAGGGGGGAGGAAGAGAGAGAGGAGCATACCAATACACAATGCAAGATactggagcatccatcaacggaggtacccagtcggggtgctaggagatccgttacatctaTGTATTCCTTTGTGATGCAACTTGAGCCTGTCTCCTCTCTCTGCCTTTCATCTCTCTCTCCCCTGTCAGCTTTTACATGCAGGGGAATGGACAGCAGTGTAAAGCTACATCCCATAGAACTGCACCggagagtcagcacacacagataTTACAGGAGGCTAATATAACGGCAGCTAGTCACTGTATACACTCCCCTACTATGTAGCAACACTCCTGGTCCTTTACAAGAGTAGACATGATTTCTCCAACAGAATACAGAGATATACAGAGGATTGAAGGGAGGGGCCTGAGAGCTGCCAGGAGGGCTCTATTCACAGAAAGTCAGCCACATGGAGAGACTGAGTTCCTGTTTACACATTAGAGCAAGGAGTCAGACttgatcacatgaccaggttccCATAATAAAAAGATTCAACATGTATGGATGCAACTGAGTTGGGGTGTCATAAATTACACTGCTAGAATATTGCTGGTGAGTTACtaatacatgtaaaaaaaaaatgaagaaaacagTAAAACTGCAATAAGCACTGCCTTGTTTCCTACACAGAGCTGTGTCCTCCGACCCCCTGGGAGATCTCCCCTTCTTTCAGGAGTCTCTTGGACAATTCAGGAGAGTTAGCAAGTATGCATTTATTGTGCgtgtaaagggaatctgtcaccagctttCTATGCTGTCCTATCTGAGAGCAGAAAAAAATAGTGACAGGGATCCTTTTTAGGATTACTGTGTCACTCAAGCTCATGAACTCTCGGgtacctcctcccttccccctgcCGAATATTGATGATTTCTTTCTATAGAAAGCTTAGAAAGAGAGTTGCAAATAATCTGTGGGAGGCATCTGCAGATCACAAATATCAGGCctctctttaaagaggttgtctgacctccccagcccaaaaaaaaataaaaaatgaagagtGCCTGTTTGAAAGAAAACAACTCACTCAACTATTGAATGCCACTTCATTCCAATGCCAACGCTCCCATCCCTGCTCATTCTGGTCCCTGGCAGACCAAAAGTGTGATGACTCATCTGTGGACTGTTGCAGCCATTCATtgacctcagcagtgatgtgttcCTGTGCAGCACGTGGCCACAGAGGCTCAGCTTTCAAAGTTTCCTGGCAAGCTCAAAATTTTTGAGGTGTTGGCCAACtgctttaaaaggaatctgtcaccagtttttgcTGCCtgggtgtcacgactgtgactgatccagacaggtctgggaggagaaggtcgcagcgacttgctactcgcgatagcttgtgagtttgctccgtgcttcagggtatgtcatctgggttttgccttgtgaacctttttgtcctgactgggagtttgtaggcatccttctcaggtgagtcctatctgccactcccagctactatattagtttcagtttcacttgcagtcattgccagatatagtccttacttccagttctattctgaccattgaaggagatcgtttgatggtgttgctgtggagcctcttgtccggcgtggactgtcgtgattgggatcgccttctctgctcgtgactggataagtctatctctgctatagtttgtttgttgctgtcttcccctgctgttctcctagacatgagtgatggtgactagtgctcccatcggcctttccccactctaggcttgttagggtgactgagggtttaggcatccagctcgccgcacgggttcacaccccgtctagggtatcagggcagacaggtgccagcttagggttagtcaggggtggccattctattcccatccgtagataagggtcccccttcccctccgtctggtgcgacacgactgctgctgggatagcagtcgtgacactGGGTCACTTTCTTAAATTATATAGTGATGGTGGTGGTTGCTCTCTTATATAGCCtatggtatggtgctgcaagcccagggagaggacaccctacctctcAGTATTAAATTGGAAATAAAGAAATGTGTTTGGGCGAGCACTCTACAATAAAGCACACATTTATTAGAAATAAAATGTACAATAAAATGAACATTATAAAACAagtaaaatcacaaatacatcaaTATAACCACAATGGGGTAGATGGATGTTAGTCAATGTCCAAAAGGCTATTTACTCCTCTGGCGTGAGTGGTATCTAGAGTTCTTTATAGGGCCTTCTGATATGGCTTTTGTTTCCAGCAGAGGTCCAATATGACCACAATGATAGGTAATAGGTCTTataaatgtctgtacagcgctaaaGAGGATTCTTGCAATCGACTAATACTTTCATTATGTCAGACTTCAATCCCAAAGTGTTTTATCGGAAGGAAAGGATAATGGTATTTTCGGCTGTTCTGCCGCTTACCTCCTCTTTGTAGGGATAATCCACTTGTGTCCGCGGTATTTGTCGGGGGAGCAGGTGAGAGACACCAGGTATTGTATGAGACACCGGCGTCTCACGTTGCTCTCCTCAATGGCCGCGTTCAGTAGTACTCGCAGAATTGCACTTACGTGGCTTCCTGTTTGGTCTGGTAGTGACGTCTTTCCTATATTCGATTAGAAGATATGGAAATTCGATTCGAAGATATGGAAATCGAATTCCCATATCTTCGAATCAAATATAGGAAAGACGTCACTACCGGACCAAACAGGAAGCCACGTAAGTGCAATTCTGCGAGTACTACTGAACGCGGCCATTGAGGAGAGCAACGTGAGACGCCGGTGTCTCATACAATACCTGGTGTCTCTCACCTGCTCCCCCGACAAATACCGCGGACACAAGTGGATTATCCCTACAAAGAGGAGGTAAGCGGCAGAATAGCCGAGAATACCATTATCCTTTCCTTCCGATAAAACACTTTGGGATTTAAGTCTGACATAATGAAAGTATTAGTCGATTGCAAGAATCCTCtttagcgctgtacagacatttatAAGACCTATTACCTATCATTGTGGTCATATTGGACCTCTGCTGGAAACAAAAGCCATATCAGAAGGCCCTATAAAGAACTCTAGATACCACTCACGCCAGAGGAGTAAATAGCCTTTTGGACATTGACTAACATCCATCTACCCCATTGTGGTTATAttgatgtatttgtgattttacttgttttatattgttcatTTTATTGTACATTTTCTTTCTAATAAATGTGTGCTTTATGGTAGAGTGTTCGCCCCAAACACatctcactttctttaattgtttGGTAAAATCTTGTACTGAACAGCTCCAGCTCTGTTTGAGTACAGATTGTGCATTGTTCATGTCCATGTTTACTTGCAGGTAAAGGATCTTGTAGAGGAGCCACTTTTCAGACACTATGATCGTCTCCTTTTAAAGTCAAGCTTGGATTTAATGGTTGATGTCGTTTACTGTCCACGTCCAAGCTGTCAGACACCAGTCATGCAGGAGCCAGATGGTAAAATGGGCATTTGCTCAGTCTGCCAATATGCATTTTGTGTCTATTGCAAAAAGACTTTCCATGGACTCTCCCCTTGCATAGTAAATGCAGGTATGTTCAATAGCTTGTTTGTGTAGTACAATCATAATGGTAAATTCTATAGTCTTgtttcagctgttctgcagtagctccaacACCACAACCCGATGCTGAAACTTCATAAATCTGTCCATTTCTGTAGTAGATTGAACTGGTTACTGCGGTACTGCTCCTATGGAAGTGAATTGGAGGATCTGAGCAGTTCTGTAGTAAACTGGTTCTGTCCGCTAGAGAAATGTGTagtatagtttagctccttacttCTGGCTGAGGTACGGTAGAACAGATAATCAATGGGGATGTGGGTTGTTGGAACCCTGctcatcagatattgatgtcctatcccgaggataggccatCCAATATTAACACACTGGAAAAATCTATTTAACTGAACAGTATAGTTATTTCTGTAAATTATACATTTCCTTGTAGTTCTATGCTAATAGTTACAATATATAAATTAATTCACTGCTGTATTATATATCAAAACTGAATTTTACCTATAACTCTGCCATACACCTTACTAAACAGACCTATTTCACCCCTCATCTCATTACTATACAATATCTGACACTTTTCATTCTCTCATCATTCTTAAATGACCTCTGTGCTGAAGATCTGACAACTTACTTCAAAGATAAAATTGAAAACAAAATGATCACCCAAAAGTTTTGCAGTTTTTCATGCAgtcttttgagccaaagccagaaatgGGTTGGAAAGGAAtgagatatacagtataatggaAAGACCTCCTGCTGGATCTACttctgcatcaaaaactgcagtggagtttttatttaaaaaaaagcccgTGTGAAAGTCCACATTGAATTAGTGAATACCTACACATCATGTACACACTCACAATAAGAatctatcacgaccggcgtgccgatcacatacgtgacgcaaagggagggaaaagaaaggccctgtccaagggagagggaaagatggtgacccctaactcaccttgaggctggcacctgactgccctgacgtccctagacgggtttctcacccgtatgccgatcacgtgcctaaaccctggctttccctaagatgagccctaagtagtgaatagggcggtgggaaaactagtccgcaccactaacactaaaggaaaacaccagggagaggacagacaataatgacgaaacatatagtcccagatgggtgacaacaaacaaccaacagggatccggagggtaatgctctggtacgacaaccaggaataacagcgactcagctccagagggtcagtatagaagtccaggcaggaagctctatatctggcaaccagagaagtgggagaggggaatataaggaggttgggattgctggacaagaaacagctgaggagaagaagctacggatccctgcgtgagacaaaaaggattgtaaGGCAAACATAGAAAGCTACCATTGAGTAATAGCGCaaactttagacatagagcgcgcagccacccgctgcgacttcctgaccccgggtataacggaatcagacgtggctcttgacaccatcGTGACAGAATCCTTATCATTTGATTTTGCTCAGAGGCACACAAAGTTTTTGTCACATGTATTCATACAGAAAAAATATTTAGGATTTATTCTCCTAGAAGCATTGCTACCAGGGGAAAATACAGTGTATTAGTGTATTAGATACCATAAATATATATGGTGTGTGCACAATGATTGGTCACATGTACAACCCAAGTGTAACAAAATTCCTGTGTACGTTATGCTGTTATCAGTGTTTGGATTTCTAAGTCTCAAAAAATGTCAGGTTAAGCAAGAAGCAGACATCTGATCACTAATATTCCACTGTGCTGTACCGCAGCAGGGGCATGAGGGCAACATTGTGCCTTCCAGTCCTCAGGGATGACTACTGCTGACAGAAGACCAATTCAGACATAAAACAATAAGAACTGATTTAGACGACACCTCTCTTTCCAGCACTCACATATATAACCCAAGGCTGCAAGCTCTCACATCCACAAGTACTAGCAGCATCATAAACGCAACTCTGTATCCGTCATTGCTCAAAATTGCAACCCAAGACCACAAGAGTTcatatctagagatgagcaaatttccagttatgaaattcatttgcgattcatttactggtaaaaggtgaattgcgttgtggattccgttaccatggaccataatgcctttagaggcattccgttattcattccgtcataatagcagtctatgggctgcataacggatccgttccaTTTCCGTTGTGCAGGGGAATTCTctccctctaaaggcattctgttatgcattccgtcatagaattgcgttatggtccatggtaatggtatccataacgcaattctgtttTTACCACCCAACGAAGcggaaacgaatttcaaaatatgaaattcgctcatctctactcatattccaggacctcctgcgttCATACCCACTGTGAATGACACctctaggcctcacatttattacACATCATCCCACCTTAACCTGTCAGAAACCAGTCCGGACCTtcacatacagtacattataccttCACACCTATTTAAAAGCACTCCAAAAGATTCACAACATTCTTCTCAGTTTACAAAGACTCTCCTACACCTACGTCTTCATCAGGGCTAATGGGAATTGTTTTGCTAGTGCAGAGACAGTAAGATTTGCTGAAATGTCAGCAGTACAATCAAACTAAGCAGGAAAAAGAGAGAAAGCACTGCCATGGCAAAAGCTGTAGGGAAGTATTAGAGTGACTTACATCATGAAGCAGCTGCAGCAGCTCTCTTTCTCTGCTCAGAAGACAGGACACAGCACTAACTGTGGAGGAGGCAGAGCACTGCTGCATTGAAAGTTTCTTCTGTACTACAAGTAGGGGCTTGGTGGGGAGGCAGTTTGAGTGTAGGCTCATTTACATTGGGACATAAAAACACTTACTTCGATAGCCACTTTGGAGGGTTAGATTCAGCCCTGCATCACAGGCATACATAAAGACACACTACATCATCTCTTATTTAGCTGACATCATGAAAGTCACCTGGCTGATCCACTGTGTGCCTGTGCGAGATTGCGATGGCACCCCTGAACCACACACAAGGGAATTTGGCAGCACCTACCTTCTTTCCTCCCAGCAATCCCTTCAAGTACTCCCTGCCAGCATTACAAATCCTGTTTGTATATACATTCACTGTGTAAGTCTCTGCGGATTGCAGAAGGATGATGTGCTTCCTGAATCCTCTGTGGTGTGGCTGACTTCCATGAGGTGTAATGCAGGGCGGGCTGTATGCTGATTAGTGGAGCAGCTGCTAGAAGCCCCTGCTGACTGCTTCTCGACCAATCAGTGCAGAGACCACCCtttagaacagggatgctcaacctgcggccctccagcttttgcaaaactacaactctcatcatgccatgctgtaggctgatagctgtaggctgtccgggcatgctgagagttgtagttttgcaacagttggagggccgcaggttgggcatccctgctttagaggaAGAGAGGAGCAGTTCTTGTCCCTCCCTCTTTCTTCTGCAGTGCTACCTGTGATCCCCTCCCTTCTCTGAATTTACTAGTAAGTCCagagaaaggcctcatgcacacagccgttgtgcgtCCGTTATgtgtattggggaccgcaatttgcggttgcCAATGCACGGTCAACAtccgtgaatgggtccgcatccgtgatgcggggtgcacacggctggtgcccggtgtattgcggacccaccgtatgcttgccgcaatatggccacgggcgcacatcggctgtgtgcatgagccctaaggcagaggAGCAGGGTTTAGAAATAAacatttaggctagggctacactgcgACACTGGTCGAGGCCAGGATCGCTGAGCAGCTGtgattccatagaaatgaatgggatcgccgcggcagtcgcaagaaatccaaaATGGCTGGAATTCTTGCGACTGCTGCGGCAATATCaataatttctatgggatcaccgctgctcagcgatcctggcctcgaccagtgtcgccgtgtagccctggCCTTATAATCTATACTGCATGCATCATGTTGAGCCTTCCCCTCCAAGGAGCCTTCCTAGGCAATGGACTTCCAGTGCCTAGTGGTTAAAACAGCCAGgactggttgcccatacagtataggatTCAATTTAAACTTCAGTCCAAATGAAATAATTATAAGGTATCAAGAATGTTtcatataaaagtacaaatgaaaaaaaatctatcaCTTGTGCAAATCAAGATaacataaaaaaagttaaaaaaaatatatacactgctcaaaaaaataaagggaacacttaaacaacacaatgtaactccaagtcaatcacacttctgtgaaatcaaactgtctacttaggaagcaacactgagtgacaatcaatttcacatgctgttgtgcaaatgggatagacaacaggtggaaattataggcaattagcaagacacccccaataaaggagtggttctgtaggtggtgaccacagaccgcttctcagttcctatgcttcctggctgatgttttggtcacttttgaatgctgccggtgctttcactctagtggtagcatgagacggagtctacaacccacacaagtggctcaagtagtgcagcttatccaggatggcacatcaatgcgagctgtggcaagaaggtttgctgtgtctgtcagcgtagtgtccagagcatggaggcgctaccaggagacaggccagt is a genomic window of Bufo bufo chromosome 1, aBufBuf1.1, whole genome shotgun sequence containing:
- the LOC120977793 gene encoding E3 ubiquitin-protein ligase RNF14-like, which translates into the protein MSTENQEGQEDELLALTSIYSEDEFKRTDAAPGGEIQLCLELPSEFVISIKSKSATNSSADNLEDTVSFLPPIVLNFELPAGYPSTTPPNFTLSCKWLSPAQLTLLCQHLDDLWEENWGCVVLFAWIQFLKEETLDYLNIKSPYEIDLCSDGLQSCIQSEKTCADGVLLDKRAIQDVQSVPALVKYILDFNEAQQKKAFDSKQYLCNICFIEKLGSECTHFKDCQHVYCNSCLKDYFEIQIKDGQVHALNCPELKCTSVATPAQVKDLVEEPLFRHYDRLLLKSSLDLMVDVVYCPRPSCQTPVMQEPDGKMGICSVCQYAFCVYCKKTFHGLSPCIVNAARLAELVKEYLAADWKKKTELRKIYGQLKKSIEEIKSKEWLGENSKPCPSCKAPIEKLNGCNRMNCIECKQNFCWLCLKVLPQENPYDHFGNGCRM